A single Megachile rotundata isolate GNS110a chromosome 9, iyMegRotu1, whole genome shotgun sequence DNA region contains:
- the LOC100883382 gene encoding mesoderm induction early response protein 1 isoform X2, protein MADRDYDMGPATEMMVNDFDDERTLDEEEALEGSEDSHNELSNLQKEGDMPLKDLLAMYGYGDPSTENSNSSDRMLIPSGSGDPEVEGQYSDKGDNDADDDDDDDEADATSNEPDLKQFYSEMLVKGKDSTSLAGSTMKGSNTGTVGTGDSARRHRIHDDDDDDEEGEGEECSMTDGCSNNENTRTAPTIGGTSAAKCSGITTLAGCTNDNTVGGVEGSISSGTVDGGEDGIVSGAIGSGTSRLLRSVSRPQSEEEEDDCDYSPDEEEWKKTIMVGSDYQAAIPEGLCRYDDALPYENEDKMLWDPSHIPEEETEEFLERAQLPAVQGGSLPAGSHIRDDEQALYLLLQCGYNLEEALRRRRMNVVPPTDAVSLWSEEECHNFESGLRTYGKDFHLIQKNKVRTRSVGELVQFYYLWKKTERHDIFTYKARLEKKKYALHPGITDYMDRFLEEQEGVRDRSSSPNVHCLLYGDAKRQRTTASAANTDEPKSTEPWDGTAVDPLADLNGPTVAPPPPPPPPPPPPAPTAVTVSSPATVSTTLPTSMYCTTPARHSDCSPSDTSYANPHMWSNLTSRSHSTTCIVTTVTVSTTTSTVPMVTSVGITSTVTTSSIVTSVSSNNFYHSRVTSRGNDSHDSPSPENILPHLPP, encoded by the exons AT GGCAGATCGAGATTATGATATGGGTCCAGCTACTGAAATGATGGTAAATGATTTTGATGATGAACGGACTTTAGACGAAGAAGAAGCTTTAGAAGGTAGTGAAGATTCTCACAACGAGTTGTCCAACTTGCAAAAG GAAGGTGATATGCCACTAAAAGATCTACTTGCGATGTATGGATACGGGGATCCGTCGACTGAAAATTCGAACAGTTCCGATCGAATGTTAATACCATCCGGAAGCGGCGATCCAGAAGTTGAAGGACAGTACTCGGATAAAGGTGACAACGATGCggatgacgacgacgacgacgacgaagcAGATGCAACTAGTAACGAGCCAGATCTTAAACAGTTTTATTCAGAGATGCTGGTAAAAGGAAAAGATTCGACGTCATTGGCGGGATCGACGATGAAAGGAAGCAATACTGGTACCGTAGGTACTGGAGATAGTGCTAGACGACATCGAATTcacgacgatgacgacgacgatgaAGAAGGAGAAGGCGAAGAATGTTCCATGACCGATGGTTGTAGTAATAATGAAAATACGAGGACAGCTCCAACGATAGGGGGTACTAGTGCCGCAAAGTGTAGTGGTATAACCACGCTTGCTGGTTGTACAAACGATAATACTGTTGGTGGAGTAGAGGGTAGTATTAGTAGTGGTACTGTCGACGGAGGAGAGGATGGAATAGTTAGCGGTGCCATTGGTAGTGGTACATCAAGATTATTACGAAGCGTTTCACGACCACAGAGcgaggaagaagaagatgatTGCGACTATAGTCCAGACGAGGAAGAATGGAAAAAGACAATCATGGTTGGTAGCGATTACCAAGCGGCTATTCCGGAAGGGCTTTGTCGATACGACGATGCTTTACCTTATGAAAATGAGGATAAAATGTTATGGGATCCCAGTCATATTCCCGAAGAAGAAACTGAAGAATTTTTAGAACGGGCACAATTACCGGCCGTGCAAGGTGGTTCCTTGCCTGCAGGATCTCATATTAGAGACGACGAACAAgcattatatttattgttacaatGTGGTTACAATCTTGAAGAGGCATTAAGGAGGCGTAGGATGAACGTTGTACCGCCAACGGACGCAGTTAGCCTTTGGTCGGAGGAAGAATGTCACAACTTTGAATCCGGATTGCGAACATACGGAAAAGATTTTCATCTTATACAGAAGAATAAG GTTAGAACGCGATCTGTCGGTGAATtggtgcaattttattatttgtggaAGAAAACGGAACGCCACGATATATTTACGTACAAAGCTCgtttagaaaagaaaaaatatgctTTACATCCTGGTATCAC GGACTATATGGACCGATTCCTGGAGGAGCAGGAAGGTGTACGTGATCGTAGCAGTTCCCCGAACGTTCATTGCTTATTGTATGGCGATGCTAAACGACAAAGAACAACCGCGAGCGCAGCGAATACCGACGAACCAAAATCAACGGAACCATGGGATGGTACTGCGGTTGATCCTTTGGCAGATCTGAATGGACCAACTGTGGCACCACCAccacctccacctccgcctccaCCACCACCGGCACCGACCGCTGTAACCGTATCATCTCCAGCTACGGTTTCAACTACATTGCCAACTTCGATGTATTGTACTACACCAGCTCGTCATTCCGATTGTTCACCGTCCGACACTAGTTATGCTAATCCACACATGTGGTCGAATTTAACGTCTCGAAGTCACTCGACCACCTGCATCGTAACAACGGTTACTGTCAGTACTACGACCAGTACCGTTCCGATGGTTACGTCCGTTGGGATTACAAGTACGGTTACGACGAGTTCGATCGTAACTTCCGTTTCCTCGAACAATTTTTACCACTCACGAGTGACGTCGAGAGGTAACGATTCACACGATTCCCCGTCACCTGAAAATATTTTACCTCATTTGCCCCCTTAG
- the LOC100883382 gene encoding mesoderm induction early response protein 1 isoform X4: MADRDYDMGPATEMMVNDFDDERTLDEEEALEGSEDSHNELSNLQKEGDMPLKDLLAMYGYGDPSTENSNSSDRMLIPSGSGDPEVEGQYSDKGDNDADDDDDDDEADATSNEPDLKQFYSEMLVKGKDSTSLAGSTMKGSNTGTVGTGDSARRHRIHDDDDDDEEGEGEECSMTDGCSNNENTRTAPTIGGTSAAKCSGITTLAGCTNDNTVGGVEGSISSGTVDGGEDGIVSGAIGSGTSRLLRSVSRPQSEEEEDDCDYSPDEEEWKKTIMVGSDYQAAIPEGLCRYDDALPYENEDKMLWDPSHIPEEETEEFLERAQLPAVQGGSLPAGSHIRDDEQALYLLLQCGYNLEEALRRRRMNVVPPTDAVSLWSEEECHNFESGLRTYGKDFHLIQKNKVRTRSVGELVQFYYLWKKTERHDIFTYKARLEKKKYALHPGITMTRSLNRKQGLYGPIPGGAGRCT; this comes from the exons AT GGCAGATCGAGATTATGATATGGGTCCAGCTACTGAAATGATGGTAAATGATTTTGATGATGAACGGACTTTAGACGAAGAAGAAGCTTTAGAAGGTAGTGAAGATTCTCACAACGAGTTGTCCAACTTGCAAAAG GAAGGTGATATGCCACTAAAAGATCTACTTGCGATGTATGGATACGGGGATCCGTCGACTGAAAATTCGAACAGTTCCGATCGAATGTTAATACCATCCGGAAGCGGCGATCCAGAAGTTGAAGGACAGTACTCGGATAAAGGTGACAACGATGCggatgacgacgacgacgacgacgaagcAGATGCAACTAGTAACGAGCCAGATCTTAAACAGTTTTATTCAGAGATGCTGGTAAAAGGAAAAGATTCGACGTCATTGGCGGGATCGACGATGAAAGGAAGCAATACTGGTACCGTAGGTACTGGAGATAGTGCTAGACGACATCGAATTcacgacgatgacgacgacgatgaAGAAGGAGAAGGCGAAGAATGTTCCATGACCGATGGTTGTAGTAATAATGAAAATACGAGGACAGCTCCAACGATAGGGGGTACTAGTGCCGCAAAGTGTAGTGGTATAACCACGCTTGCTGGTTGTACAAACGATAATACTGTTGGTGGAGTAGAGGGTAGTATTAGTAGTGGTACTGTCGACGGAGGAGAGGATGGAATAGTTAGCGGTGCCATTGGTAGTGGTACATCAAGATTATTACGAAGCGTTTCACGACCACAGAGcgaggaagaagaagatgatTGCGACTATAGTCCAGACGAGGAAGAATGGAAAAAGACAATCATGGTTGGTAGCGATTACCAAGCGGCTATTCCGGAAGGGCTTTGTCGATACGACGATGCTTTACCTTATGAAAATGAGGATAAAATGTTATGGGATCCCAGTCATATTCCCGAAGAAGAAACTGAAGAATTTTTAGAACGGGCACAATTACCGGCCGTGCAAGGTGGTTCCTTGCCTGCAGGATCTCATATTAGAGACGACGAACAAgcattatatttattgttacaatGTGGTTACAATCTTGAAGAGGCATTAAGGAGGCGTAGGATGAACGTTGTACCGCCAACGGACGCAGTTAGCCTTTGGTCGGAGGAAGAATGTCACAACTTTGAATCCGGATTGCGAACATACGGAAAAGATTTTCATCTTATACAGAAGAATAAG GTTAGAACGCGATCTGTCGGTGAATtggtgcaattttattatttgtggaAGAAAACGGAACGCCACGATATATTTACGTACAAAGCTCgtttagaaaagaaaaaatatgctTTACATCCTGGTATCAC tatGACAAGATCATTGAATCGTAAGCAGGGACTATATGGACCGATTCCTGGAGGAGCAGGAAGGTGTACGTGA
- the LOC100883382 gene encoding uncharacterized protein LOC100883382 isoform X3: MPLKDLLAMYGYGDPSTENSNSSDRMLIPSGSGDPEVEGQYSDKGDNDADDDDDDDEADATSNEPDLKQFYSEMLVKGKDSTSLAGSTMKGSNTGTVGTGDSARRHRIHDDDDDDEEGEGEECSMTDGCSNNENTRTAPTIGGTSAAKCSGITTLAGCTNDNTVGGVEGSISSGTVDGGEDGIVSGAIGSGTSRLLRSVSRPQSEEEEDDCDYSPDEEEWKKTIMVGSDYQAAIPEGLCRYDDALPYENEDKMLWDPSHIPEEETEEFLERAQLPAVQGGSLPAGSHIRDDEQALYLLLQCGYNLEEALRRRRMNVVPPTDAVSLWSEEECHNFESGLRTYGKDFHLIQKNKVRTRSVGELVQFYYLWKKTERHDIFTYKARLEKKKYALHPGITRDYMDRFLEEQEGVRDRSSSPNVHCLLYGDAKRQRTTASAANTDEPKSTEPWDGTAVDPLADLNGPTVAPPPPPPPPPPPPAPTAVTVSSPATVSTTLPTSMYCTTPARHSDCSPSDTSYANPHMWSNLTSRSHSTTCIVTTVTVSTTTSTVPMVTSVGITSTVTTSSIVTSVSSNNFYHSRVTSRGNDSHDSPSPENILPHLPP; the protein is encoded by the exons ATGCCACTAAAAGATCTACTTGCGATGTATGGATACGGGGATCCGTCGACTGAAAATTCGAACAGTTCCGATCGAATGTTAATACCATCCGGAAGCGGCGATCCAGAAGTTGAAGGACAGTACTCGGATAAAGGTGACAACGATGCggatgacgacgacgacgacgacgaagcAGATGCAACTAGTAACGAGCCAGATCTTAAACAGTTTTATTCAGAGATGCTGGTAAAAGGAAAAGATTCGACGTCATTGGCGGGATCGACGATGAAAGGAAGCAATACTGGTACCGTAGGTACTGGAGATAGTGCTAGACGACATCGAATTcacgacgatgacgacgacgatgaAGAAGGAGAAGGCGAAGAATGTTCCATGACCGATGGTTGTAGTAATAATGAAAATACGAGGACAGCTCCAACGATAGGGGGTACTAGTGCCGCAAAGTGTAGTGGTATAACCACGCTTGCTGGTTGTACAAACGATAATACTGTTGGTGGAGTAGAGGGTAGTATTAGTAGTGGTACTGTCGACGGAGGAGAGGATGGAATAGTTAGCGGTGCCATTGGTAGTGGTACATCAAGATTATTACGAAGCGTTTCACGACCACAGAGcgaggaagaagaagatgatTGCGACTATAGTCCAGACGAGGAAGAATGGAAAAAGACAATCATGGTTGGTAGCGATTACCAAGCGGCTATTCCGGAAGGGCTTTGTCGATACGACGATGCTTTACCTTATGAAAATGAGGATAAAATGTTATGGGATCCCAGTCATATTCCCGAAGAAGAAACTGAAGAATTTTTAGAACGGGCACAATTACCGGCCGTGCAAGGTGGTTCCTTGCCTGCAGGATCTCATATTAGAGACGACGAACAAgcattatatttattgttacaatGTGGTTACAATCTTGAAGAGGCATTAAGGAGGCGTAGGATGAACGTTGTACCGCCAACGGACGCAGTTAGCCTTTGGTCGGAGGAAGAATGTCACAACTTTGAATCCGGATTGCGAACATACGGAAAAGATTTTCATCTTATACAGAAGAATAAG GTTAGAACGCGATCTGTCGGTGAATtggtgcaattttattatttgtggaAGAAAACGGAACGCCACGATATATTTACGTACAAAGCTCgtttagaaaagaaaaaatatgctTTACATCCTGGTATCAC CAGGGACTATATGGACCGATTCCTGGAGGAGCAGGAAGGTGTACGTGATCGTAGCAGTTCCCCGAACGTTCATTGCTTATTGTATGGCGATGCTAAACGACAAAGAACAACCGCGAGCGCAGCGAATACCGACGAACCAAAATCAACGGAACCATGGGATGGTACTGCGGTTGATCCTTTGGCAGATCTGAATGGACCAACTGTGGCACCACCAccacctccacctccgcctccaCCACCACCGGCACCGACCGCTGTAACCGTATCATCTCCAGCTACGGTTTCAACTACATTGCCAACTTCGATGTATTGTACTACACCAGCTCGTCATTCCGATTGTTCACCGTCCGACACTAGTTATGCTAATCCACACATGTGGTCGAATTTAACGTCTCGAAGTCACTCGACCACCTGCATCGTAACAACGGTTACTGTCAGTACTACGACCAGTACCGTTCCGATGGTTACGTCCGTTGGGATTACAAGTACGGTTACGACGAGTTCGATCGTAACTTCCGTTTCCTCGAACAATTTTTACCACTCACGAGTGACGTCGAGAGGTAACGATTCACACGATTCCCCGTCACCTGAAAATATTTTACCTCATTTGCCCCCTTAG
- the LOC100883382 gene encoding mesoderm induction early response protein 1 isoform X5 translates to MADRDYDMGPATEMMVNDFDDERTLDEEEALEGSEDSHNELSNLQKEGDMPLKDLLAMYGYGDPSTENSNSSDRMLIPSGSGDPEVEGQYSDKGDNDADDDDDDDEADATSNEPDLKQFYSEMLVKGKDSTSLAGSTMKGSNTGTVGTGDSARRHRIHDDDDDDEEGEGEECSMTDGCSNNENTRTAPTIGGTSAAKCSGITTLAGCTNDNTVGGVEGSISSGTVDGGEDGIVSGAIGSGTSRLLRSVSRPQSEEEEDDCDYSPDEEEWKKTIMVGSDYQAAIPEGLCRYDDALPYENEDKMLWDPSHIPEEETEEFLERAQLPAVQGGSLPAGSHIRDDEQALYLLLQCGYNLEEALRRRRMNVVPPTDAVSLWSEEECHNFESGLRTYGKDFHLIQKNKVRTRSVGELVQFYYLWKKTERHDIFTYKARLEKKKYALHPGITFLHSSNITSCLRFLLLRLET, encoded by the exons AT GGCAGATCGAGATTATGATATGGGTCCAGCTACTGAAATGATGGTAAATGATTTTGATGATGAACGGACTTTAGACGAAGAAGAAGCTTTAGAAGGTAGTGAAGATTCTCACAACGAGTTGTCCAACTTGCAAAAG GAAGGTGATATGCCACTAAAAGATCTACTTGCGATGTATGGATACGGGGATCCGTCGACTGAAAATTCGAACAGTTCCGATCGAATGTTAATACCATCCGGAAGCGGCGATCCAGAAGTTGAAGGACAGTACTCGGATAAAGGTGACAACGATGCggatgacgacgacgacgacgacgaagcAGATGCAACTAGTAACGAGCCAGATCTTAAACAGTTTTATTCAGAGATGCTGGTAAAAGGAAAAGATTCGACGTCATTGGCGGGATCGACGATGAAAGGAAGCAATACTGGTACCGTAGGTACTGGAGATAGTGCTAGACGACATCGAATTcacgacgatgacgacgacgatgaAGAAGGAGAAGGCGAAGAATGTTCCATGACCGATGGTTGTAGTAATAATGAAAATACGAGGACAGCTCCAACGATAGGGGGTACTAGTGCCGCAAAGTGTAGTGGTATAACCACGCTTGCTGGTTGTACAAACGATAATACTGTTGGTGGAGTAGAGGGTAGTATTAGTAGTGGTACTGTCGACGGAGGAGAGGATGGAATAGTTAGCGGTGCCATTGGTAGTGGTACATCAAGATTATTACGAAGCGTTTCACGACCACAGAGcgaggaagaagaagatgatTGCGACTATAGTCCAGACGAGGAAGAATGGAAAAAGACAATCATGGTTGGTAGCGATTACCAAGCGGCTATTCCGGAAGGGCTTTGTCGATACGACGATGCTTTACCTTATGAAAATGAGGATAAAATGTTATGGGATCCCAGTCATATTCCCGAAGAAGAAACTGAAGAATTTTTAGAACGGGCACAATTACCGGCCGTGCAAGGTGGTTCCTTGCCTGCAGGATCTCATATTAGAGACGACGAACAAgcattatatttattgttacaatGTGGTTACAATCTTGAAGAGGCATTAAGGAGGCGTAGGATGAACGTTGTACCGCCAACGGACGCAGTTAGCCTTTGGTCGGAGGAAGAATGTCACAACTTTGAATCCGGATTGCGAACATACGGAAAAGATTTTCATCTTATACAGAAGAATAAG GTTAGAACGCGATCTGTCGGTGAATtggtgcaattttattatttgtggaAGAAAACGGAACGCCACGATATATTTACGTACAAAGCTCgtttagaaaagaaaaaatatgctTTACATCCTGGTATCAC ATTCCTTCATTCAAGTAACATAACTTCTTGTTTACGTTTCTTATTATTacgattggaaacttga
- the LOC100883382 gene encoding mesoderm induction early response protein 1 isoform X1, with protein sequence MADRDYDMGPATEMMVNDFDDERTLDEEEALEGSEDSHNELSNLQKEGDMPLKDLLAMYGYGDPSTENSNSSDRMLIPSGSGDPEVEGQYSDKGDNDADDDDDDDEADATSNEPDLKQFYSEMLVKGKDSTSLAGSTMKGSNTGTVGTGDSARRHRIHDDDDDDEEGEGEECSMTDGCSNNENTRTAPTIGGTSAAKCSGITTLAGCTNDNTVGGVEGSISSGTVDGGEDGIVSGAIGSGTSRLLRSVSRPQSEEEEDDCDYSPDEEEWKKTIMVGSDYQAAIPEGLCRYDDALPYENEDKMLWDPSHIPEEETEEFLERAQLPAVQGGSLPAGSHIRDDEQALYLLLQCGYNLEEALRRRRMNVVPPTDAVSLWSEEECHNFESGLRTYGKDFHLIQKNKVRTRSVGELVQFYYLWKKTERHDIFTYKARLEKKKYALHPGITRDYMDRFLEEQEGVRDRSSSPNVHCLLYGDAKRQRTTASAANTDEPKSTEPWDGTAVDPLADLNGPTVAPPPPPPPPPPPPAPTAVTVSSPATVSTTLPTSMYCTTPARHSDCSPSDTSYANPHMWSNLTSRSHSTTCIVTTVTVSTTTSTVPMVTSVGITSTVTTSSIVTSVSSNNFYHSRVTSRGNDSHDSPSPENILPHLPP encoded by the exons AT GGCAGATCGAGATTATGATATGGGTCCAGCTACTGAAATGATGGTAAATGATTTTGATGATGAACGGACTTTAGACGAAGAAGAAGCTTTAGAAGGTAGTGAAGATTCTCACAACGAGTTGTCCAACTTGCAAAAG GAAGGTGATATGCCACTAAAAGATCTACTTGCGATGTATGGATACGGGGATCCGTCGACTGAAAATTCGAACAGTTCCGATCGAATGTTAATACCATCCGGAAGCGGCGATCCAGAAGTTGAAGGACAGTACTCGGATAAAGGTGACAACGATGCggatgacgacgacgacgacgacgaagcAGATGCAACTAGTAACGAGCCAGATCTTAAACAGTTTTATTCAGAGATGCTGGTAAAAGGAAAAGATTCGACGTCATTGGCGGGATCGACGATGAAAGGAAGCAATACTGGTACCGTAGGTACTGGAGATAGTGCTAGACGACATCGAATTcacgacgatgacgacgacgatgaAGAAGGAGAAGGCGAAGAATGTTCCATGACCGATGGTTGTAGTAATAATGAAAATACGAGGACAGCTCCAACGATAGGGGGTACTAGTGCCGCAAAGTGTAGTGGTATAACCACGCTTGCTGGTTGTACAAACGATAATACTGTTGGTGGAGTAGAGGGTAGTATTAGTAGTGGTACTGTCGACGGAGGAGAGGATGGAATAGTTAGCGGTGCCATTGGTAGTGGTACATCAAGATTATTACGAAGCGTTTCACGACCACAGAGcgaggaagaagaagatgatTGCGACTATAGTCCAGACGAGGAAGAATGGAAAAAGACAATCATGGTTGGTAGCGATTACCAAGCGGCTATTCCGGAAGGGCTTTGTCGATACGACGATGCTTTACCTTATGAAAATGAGGATAAAATGTTATGGGATCCCAGTCATATTCCCGAAGAAGAAACTGAAGAATTTTTAGAACGGGCACAATTACCGGCCGTGCAAGGTGGTTCCTTGCCTGCAGGATCTCATATTAGAGACGACGAACAAgcattatatttattgttacaatGTGGTTACAATCTTGAAGAGGCATTAAGGAGGCGTAGGATGAACGTTGTACCGCCAACGGACGCAGTTAGCCTTTGGTCGGAGGAAGAATGTCACAACTTTGAATCCGGATTGCGAACATACGGAAAAGATTTTCATCTTATACAGAAGAATAAG GTTAGAACGCGATCTGTCGGTGAATtggtgcaattttattatttgtggaAGAAAACGGAACGCCACGATATATTTACGTACAAAGCTCgtttagaaaagaaaaaatatgctTTACATCCTGGTATCAC CAGGGACTATATGGACCGATTCCTGGAGGAGCAGGAAGGTGTACGTGATCGTAGCAGTTCCCCGAACGTTCATTGCTTATTGTATGGCGATGCTAAACGACAAAGAACAACCGCGAGCGCAGCGAATACCGACGAACCAAAATCAACGGAACCATGGGATGGTACTGCGGTTGATCCTTTGGCAGATCTGAATGGACCAACTGTGGCACCACCAccacctccacctccgcctccaCCACCACCGGCACCGACCGCTGTAACCGTATCATCTCCAGCTACGGTTTCAACTACATTGCCAACTTCGATGTATTGTACTACACCAGCTCGTCATTCCGATTGTTCACCGTCCGACACTAGTTATGCTAATCCACACATGTGGTCGAATTTAACGTCTCGAAGTCACTCGACCACCTGCATCGTAACAACGGTTACTGTCAGTACTACGACCAGTACCGTTCCGATGGTTACGTCCGTTGGGATTACAAGTACGGTTACGACGAGTTCGATCGTAACTTCCGTTTCCTCGAACAATTTTTACCACTCACGAGTGACGTCGAGAGGTAACGATTCACACGATTCCCCGTCACCTGAAAATATTTTACCTCATTTGCCCCCTTAG